The following DNA comes from Kitasatospora sp. NBC_01287.
GAACTCGCACCGGGCGATCTCGCCGAGCGGACCCGAATCGTGGAGCAGCACGATTCGGTGATCTGGCAGCGCGGCATGCTGCTGCCGTGGACGCAGAGCCAGGTCTCCTTCCTGAAGGACCTGGTGACCCTGCGGAACCCGACCAGCCGCTACTCGTTCATCAACTACCTGCACTCCGCGGGCCGGCTGGACGAGTTCATCAACCTGGGCACCTTCACGCCGTACCGGCAGGAGATCTCCGGCTACCTGCAGTGGGTCGCCGACACCCTGGCCACGGTCCGGATCGACTACGGCCGGCGCAGCACCGGCATCACCCCGCTGCGCGGCCGGGACGGACGGCTGCGGGGCTGGCGGACCGGCTTCGCGGACGGCTCGCAGATCACCTCGCGCCACCTGGTGGTGGGATCCGGGCGCGATGCCCGGATCCCGGCGGAGTTCGCCCAGCTGCCCGCCGAGCGGGTCATCCACAGCGCCGAGTACTCCGCGCGGATCGCCGCGCTCGACCCGGCGGCCAAGCAGCGCTTCGTGGTGATCGGCGGCGCGCAGAGCGCGGCCGAGCTGCTCTGGGCCGTCCACCAGGGCTTCCCGGCGGCCGAGACGACGATGGTGATGCGCTCGATCGGCCTGAAGAACTACGAGTCCAGCAAGTTCACCAACGAGGTCTACTACAGCTCGTTCATCGACGACTTCTTCGCCTCCCCGGGCCCGGCCCGCGAGCAGCTGCTGCGCGAGATGCACCTGAGCAACTACGCGGGCCTGGCCCCGGGCCTGCTGGAGACGCTCTACCGCCAGCGCTACCTGGAGCGGCTCGGCGGCGAGGAGCGGCTGAAGCTGATCACCATGGCCGACGTGGTGTCCGCGCGCTTCGAGGACGGCGAGGTCGTGCTGACCCTGGTCGACCGGCGGACCGGTCGAAGCTCCGAACTGGCCGCCGACCACGTGCTGCTGGGCACCGGCTTCGAGGGGCGGATGCCCAGGCTGGTGCAGGGGCTGGCCGACCAGCTCGGCCTGGCGGAGGTGACCGTGACGCGCAACTACCGCCTGGTGCTGCCGGGTGAGGAGAGCGGCCCCGCGGTCTACCTGCAGGGGGTCAACGAGGCCACCCACGGCATCTCCGACTCGCTGCTGAGCGTGCTGGCCGGGCGCTCCGGCGAGATCGTGCAGGACCTGCTCGGCCGCCGCGACCAGCCGGGCCTGCTGGTCGACGCCGCCTGACATCCACAAGAGCATCCCGGTCGCGTCGACGGCCGCCGCCCTGGCCCTCCTGGCTGTGCCTGGCCGTTCCTGGCCGTTCCTGGCCGTTCCTGGTCCTTTCCGGCCCGCGCCGGCCTCTTTCCGGTTGCCCTTTCCGGCCGCCGCCGCATTCACCGGCCGCTTTCTGGCCGCCGTCTTTCTGATTCCGGGAGAGGGATCGCACATGACGATGGAAATCCGCCCGCTGAACCGCGACGGGCTGACGTTCGAGTACGAGCTGTTCACCCAGCGGCTGGTGCCGTGGCCGCTGCTGAACGCGCCGTTCGAGGGCTGCTGGTCGATTGTCGAGCCCGGCACCTCCTCGCGGCCGCACGAGCACCACGAGTACGAGATCTGGATCGCGGCCCGCGGGGCGGGCCTGATCGAGGGCGACGGCGAGCGGCGCCCGTTCGCCGCCGGTGACGTGGTCCACTTCACCCCGGGGACCACGCACTACGCGATCAACGAGGAGGGTGCGGAGGGCAACCTGGAGTTCTACTCGATCTGGTGGGACAGCGAGTTGGCCGTGGCCTTCCTCGACCGGCACGCCAAGGAGCAGGA
Coding sequences within:
- a CDS encoding lysine N(6)-hydroxylase/L-ornithine N(5)-oxygenase family protein, producing MESQDIELLAIGAGPANLALAVALEELAPGDLAERTRIVEQHDSVIWQRGMLLPWTQSQVSFLKDLVTLRNPTSRYSFINYLHSAGRLDEFINLGTFTPYRQEISGYLQWVADTLATVRIDYGRRSTGITPLRGRDGRLRGWRTGFADGSQITSRHLVVGSGRDARIPAEFAQLPAERVIHSAEYSARIAALDPAAKQRFVVIGGAQSAAELLWAVHQGFPAAETTMVMRSIGLKNYESSKFTNEVYYSSFIDDFFASPGPAREQLLREMHLSNYAGLAPGLLETLYRQRYLERLGGEERLKLITMADVVSARFEDGEVVLTLVDRRTGRSSELAADHVLLGTGFEGRMPRLVQGLADQLGLAEVTVTRNYRLVLPGEESGPAVYLQGVNEATHGISDSLLSVLAGRSGEIVQDLLGRRDQPGLLVDAA
- a CDS encoding cupin domain-containing protein, giving the protein MTMEIRPLNRDGLTFEYELFTQRLVPWPLLNAPFEGCWSIVEPGTSSRPHEHHEYEIWIAARGAGLIEGDGERRPFAAGDVVHFTPGTTHYAINEEGAEGNLEFYSIWWDSELAVAFLDRHAKEQEAAGAAS